A genomic region of uncultured Paludibaculum sp. contains the following coding sequences:
- the pheA gene encoding prephenate dehydratase produces the protein MPPKPKQIQAAFQGELGAFSHEAAMRLLGPQVQVRPCQRFDEVFQSLKDGKVDAAVVPIENTLHGSVHENYDHLLHFDHKIVAETSVRIVHNLIAAPGVRFKDIRRAFSHPVALNQCLHFLATNTQMERVPFYDTAGSVKMVMAEGLKDAAAIASAVSATIYGAHILKRSIEDDRQNFTRFFLLRRADQPELNLAEPGKKNWKTSLVFSTRNQPGSLFRALSAFALRDLSLTKIESRPLRGKPWEYLFYVDFLGSIEEERVKKALGHLQELADLLRVLGCYRA, from the coding sequence ATGCCTCCCAAACCCAAGCAGATCCAAGCCGCGTTCCAAGGCGAGCTCGGCGCCTTCAGCCACGAAGCCGCGATGCGCCTCCTCGGCCCTCAGGTCCAGGTCCGGCCTTGCCAGCGCTTCGACGAAGTTTTTCAATCACTTAAGGACGGAAAAGTCGATGCGGCCGTCGTACCTATCGAGAACACTCTTCATGGGTCGGTCCACGAAAACTACGATCATCTGCTCCATTTCGACCACAAAATCGTGGCCGAAACCAGCGTCCGCATCGTCCATAACCTCATCGCAGCGCCAGGGGTTCGCTTCAAGGATATTCGCCGTGCCTTCTCCCACCCCGTCGCCCTCAACCAGTGCCTGCATTTTCTTGCCACCAACACGCAGATGGAGCGGGTGCCGTTCTATGACACCGCGGGCAGCGTCAAAATGGTCATGGCGGAGGGCCTGAAGGATGCCGCCGCCATCGCCTCCGCCGTCTCCGCTACCATCTACGGCGCCCATATCCTCAAACGCTCCATAGAGGACGACCGCCAGAACTTCACGCGCTTCTTCCTGCTCCGCCGCGCGGACCAACCCGAGTTGAATCTGGCCGAGCCCGGCAAGAAGAACTGGAAAACCTCCCTCGTCTTCAGCACCCGAAATCAGCCGGGCTCCCTGTTCCGCGCGCTCAGTGCCTTTGCCCTCCGCGACTTATCGTTAACCAAAATAGAGTCGCGCCCCCTGCGGGGCAAACCCTGGGAGTACCTTTTCTATGTGGACTTCCTCGGCAGCATCGAAGAGGAGCGCGTCAAGAAGGCGCTGGGCCACCTACAGGAATTGGCCGACCTGCTCCGCGTTCTTGGCTGCTACCGGGCTTAA
- a CDS encoding M48 family peptidase, with the protein MQVLADYPTESTEQIFARVYSEIARGKSVRAVVCVIRPYVNTMGKIHLRGDDLEVRISDLISGAPETVREALAWILFSKLFRRPVPPHWLAHYRRYMNRRDVRHTHQVVRQTRGRKYLSGPLGAYHDLDPLFDALNLKYFAGWMQKPLLGWSRKPSRWLLGHFDSAHNAIILSRILDQEKVPAIAVEYVLYHEMLHLKHPVEHRGARRCVHSREFHLEEQRFEGLKEAKAILKQL; encoded by the coding sequence ATGCAAGTCCTCGCCGATTATCCTACTGAATCAACTGAGCAGATCTTCGCCCGCGTGTACTCTGAGATCGCGCGCGGAAAGTCTGTGCGTGCAGTGGTTTGCGTCATCCGCCCATACGTCAACACCATGGGCAAAATTCACTTGCGCGGCGACGACCTTGAGGTGCGCATCAGCGACTTGATTTCTGGCGCGCCAGAAACCGTTCGCGAGGCTCTCGCCTGGATTCTGTTCTCGAAGCTCTTCCGCCGGCCGGTGCCGCCGCACTGGCTGGCTCACTACCGGCGCTACATGAATCGCCGCGATGTGCGCCACACCCACCAGGTGGTGCGCCAGACGCGCGGCCGCAAATACCTCTCCGGACCGCTTGGGGCATACCACGATCTCGATCCACTCTTCGACGCCCTGAACCTGAAATACTTCGCCGGCTGGATGCAGAAGCCGCTATTGGGCTGGAGCCGCAAGCCCTCGCGCTGGCTGCTGGGCCACTTCGACTCCGCCCACAACGCCATCATCCTCAGCCGCATTCTCGATCAGGAGAAGGTTCCAGCCATCGCCGTGGAATACGTCCTCTATCATGAGATGCTGCATCTGAAACACCCCGTGGAACATAGGGGCGCTCGCCGCTGCGTGCATTCACGCGAGTTCCATCTGGAGGAGCAGCGCTTTGAGGGACTGAAAGAAGCGAAGGCCATCCTGAAGCAGCTCTAG
- a CDS encoding response regulator transcription factor yields the protein MSASQISPAPIRLYLIDDHALFREGLVALLSQQPDFRVEGTSDRVAPALDAIVAAQPDLVLLDVDLGSERAIDFLYAARQAGVTARILVVTAGISDAEAVALIREGVAGIFHKHSPPQELCSVVRKVAAGDVCLEPRYLKGLFQTIDRNSVKSTPTLTDRELVVVRFLLRGLANKEIGDRIGMSESSVKSILRGLFDKLGVRTRSQLVKIALEQYSALL from the coding sequence ATGTCCGCCAGCCAGATATCCCCGGCGCCAATCCGGCTCTACCTGATCGACGACCACGCCCTCTTCCGCGAAGGGTTGGTCGCCCTGCTCTCGCAGCAACCCGATTTCCGCGTGGAGGGCACGTCGGACCGCGTCGCCCCTGCACTGGATGCGATTGTGGCGGCCCAGCCCGACCTCGTTCTGCTGGATGTCGACCTCGGGTCGGAACGTGCCATCGATTTCCTCTATGCCGCTCGCCAGGCCGGAGTGACGGCCCGGATCCTTGTCGTCACTGCCGGAATTAGCGATGCTGAGGCCGTGGCGCTGATTCGGGAAGGGGTCGCCGGCATCTTTCACAAGCACTCTCCGCCCCAGGAACTCTGCTCCGTGGTGCGCAAGGTGGCGGCCGGCGATGTCTGCCTGGAGCCTCGGTATCTGAAAGGTCTGTTTCAGACCATCGACAGGAACAGCGTCAAAAGTACGCCCACGTTGACCGACCGCGAACTGGTCGTCGTCCGGTTTCTTCTACGCGGTCTGGCCAACAAGGAAATTGGCGACAGAATCGGGATGAGTGAGAGTTCCGTGAAATCGATTCTGCGTGGATTGTTCGATAAGCTTGGCGTTCGCACCCGCAGTCAGCTCGTAAAGATCGCCCTGGAACAGTACTCCGCGCTGCTTTAG
- a CDS encoding glycosyltransferase family 2 protein — MSTSRPAPNDDLSAGLSVFFPAYNDQPSIAGLVQAAYDTLAPLTSAFEIIVVNDGSRDGTLEALAPLEQALGERLRVVTHPVNRGYGAALRSGFAAARYPWVFYTDGDGQYDVRELADLLGHADETVGLVNGYKRRRQDPAHRIWIGKFYNAVVRRLFGIRLRDIDCDFRLIRRHIVAPDRLRADGGTICIEIAMLAEASGLSTVVVPVSHYPRLHGRSQFFRIRPLLNTFRELVRLHVVRVGLPLLARLATPLPALFKSSRAVEGD, encoded by the coding sequence ATGTCTACTTCCCGTCCGGCGCCCAATGATGACCTCTCCGCTGGTCTCTCAGTCTTCTTCCCGGCCTACAACGACCAGCCGTCTATTGCCGGTTTGGTGCAGGCGGCGTACGACACGCTGGCCCCGTTGACCTCCGCGTTCGAAATCATCGTGGTGAATGACGGCAGCCGCGACGGGACGCTGGAGGCGCTGGCTCCCCTGGAGCAAGCTCTGGGCGAGCGGCTCAGAGTAGTGACTCACCCCGTGAATCGCGGCTATGGGGCGGCGCTGCGCAGCGGATTCGCCGCCGCCCGCTACCCTTGGGTGTTCTATACAGATGGTGATGGACAATACGACGTGCGGGAACTGGCCGATCTGCTGGGCCATGCCGATGAAACAGTCGGCCTGGTGAATGGCTACAAGCGGCGCCGGCAGGATCCGGCCCACCGCATCTGGATCGGAAAGTTCTATAACGCCGTGGTGCGAAGGTTGTTCGGGATTCGGCTGCGGGACATCGACTGCGACTTCCGGTTGATCCGGCGGCACATTGTCGCGCCGGACCGCCTGCGGGCCGACGGCGGAACCATCTGCATCGAGATCGCGATGCTTGCGGAGGCGTCTGGGCTTTCCACCGTTGTGGTGCCGGTGAGCCACTATCCGAGGCTGCATGGGCGATCGCAGTTTTTCCGCATCCGGCCGTTGTTGAACACGTTCCGGGAACTGGTGAGGCTGCATGTGGTCCGGGTGGGCCTGCCTTTGCTGGCGCGGCTGGCAACGCCTCTGCCCGCATTGTTCAAGTCGTCCCGCGCGGTGGAAGGAGACTGA
- a CDS encoding helix-turn-helix transcriptional regulator codes for MDDAGQKLKRARERLGLRYRDVEEISQQIADRRKNSEFGILLSRLSDIENRGVVPSLFKLYSLCAIYRLDMAEVARWYGVEVSQLASDAAALTSEKTHLIGLGREKFGLLPAGDVQVPLALDPGLDLKKTTFLTRFIQSWGVLPLMLVAGLDLKNHRYAYVGTEDLFMYPILLPGSLLLLDESRKKIASGPWASTIDRPIYFLEYRDGWMCGWCSLVGDTLIAQPHPASGCLPVVFQYPSDVDIIGQVTGVANRLDGGPPRRTRS; via the coding sequence ATGGATGATGCAGGTCAAAAGCTGAAGCGTGCGCGGGAGCGCCTAGGTCTGCGCTATCGGGACGTGGAGGAGATCAGCCAGCAGATCGCGGACCGCCGCAAGAACAGCGAGTTCGGTATTTTGCTGAGCCGCCTCTCCGATATTGAGAACCGGGGGGTGGTGCCGAGCCTCTTCAAACTGTACTCACTATGTGCGATTTACCGGCTAGACATGGCCGAGGTTGCGCGCTGGTACGGGGTGGAGGTGAGCCAACTGGCGAGCGATGCGGCGGCGTTGACTTCAGAGAAGACGCACCTGATCGGGCTGGGCCGCGAGAAGTTCGGACTGCTGCCTGCCGGGGACGTCCAGGTCCCGTTAGCACTGGATCCGGGACTGGATCTGAAGAAGACAACATTCCTCACTCGCTTCATCCAGAGTTGGGGGGTGCTGCCCCTGATGCTCGTGGCTGGACTGGACCTGAAGAACCACAGGTATGCCTACGTAGGTACGGAAGACCTGTTCATGTACCCGATTCTGTTGCCGGGCAGCCTGCTGCTGTTGGACGAGTCCCGCAAGAAGATTGCCTCGGGCCCGTGGGCGAGCACGATCGACCGGCCGATCTACTTCCTGGAATACCGCGACGGGTGGATGTGTGGGTGGTGCAGTTTGGTGGGGGACACGTTGATTGCGCAGCCCCATCCGGCTTCAGGCTGCCTGCCGGTGGTTTTCCAGTACCCATCCGACGTGGACATAATTGGGCAGGTTACGGGCGTGGCGAACCGCTTGGACGGGGGGCCGCCGAGGCGTACTCGTTCCTGA
- a CDS encoding ATP-binding protein, whose amino-acid sequence MAYALPGRRPAATESAGWFDALLRLDRRVLLGLSIPLTVLVAIVDWRTGPEVALGAAYLFPVMLLAIGAGRWQILLLSMACAAARGFFSSWYSPVDFFLRYLLAFAAYSATGLLISEILKHHAETRFHLNALREQNLLRQELEEHLRELADSSPAAIFTSDAQGGILTANDEARHLFGLPEGRSLRGEGVTQYLPVLEGALRLDPSEGVFRTSTQCQGRRLGGEPFFAQIWFSLYASPGGRRLAAIAVDISDDLREREDQNLRLLASQNRIIAGAVSHEVRNICGAIAMAFTNLKETGALRETREASTLGDLVAGLMRVAATDLAVRAETPLTPVNLEDLFDQLRVLIEPAWAELGGAVDFRLEPGLPRVLADSAALIQVFLNLANNSLRAVELCDEKRLTVTAAQFGPEVHIRVADTGNGLPLLAHLFEPFQEKASGAGLGLYVSRAVLRNYGGDLKHEPSDAGCVFCVKLPAAA is encoded by the coding sequence ATGGCCTATGCATTACCTGGCCGCAGGCCGGCCGCGACGGAATCCGCCGGCTGGTTCGACGCCCTACTGCGGCTGGACCGGCGCGTGCTGCTGGGTCTGTCCATTCCGTTGACGGTGCTGGTGGCCATTGTCGACTGGCGCACCGGGCCGGAAGTTGCGCTGGGTGCAGCCTATCTCTTCCCGGTCATGTTGCTCGCCATTGGCGCTGGGCGCTGGCAGATCCTGCTGCTCAGCATGGCTTGCGCCGCCGCGCGCGGCTTCTTCTCCAGTTGGTACTCCCCCGTCGACTTCTTCCTGCGCTACCTCCTGGCGTTTGCGGCCTATTCAGCCACTGGATTGCTCATCTCCGAAATTCTGAAGCATCACGCCGAAACACGCTTTCACTTGAATGCGTTGCGCGAGCAGAACCTGCTGCGGCAGGAACTGGAGGAGCATCTCCGGGAATTGGCGGACAGCAGTCCGGCCGCTATCTTCACCTCCGACGCCCAGGGCGGAATCCTGACGGCTAATGACGAAGCACGCCATCTGTTTGGCTTGCCGGAAGGCCGCAGCTTGCGCGGAGAGGGTGTCACGCAATACCTGCCGGTGCTCGAGGGAGCCCTGCGTCTTGACCCCAGCGAAGGTGTCTTCCGCACCAGTACGCAATGTCAGGGCCGGCGGCTGGGGGGCGAGCCCTTCTTCGCGCAGATCTGGTTCTCCCTCTATGCAAGTCCGGGCGGACGCAGGCTGGCCGCGATCGCCGTGGACATCTCCGACGACCTGCGCGAACGAGAGGATCAGAACCTCCGGCTTCTCGCCAGTCAGAACCGCATCATCGCCGGCGCCGTTTCCCACGAAGTACGAAACATCTGCGGCGCCATTGCCATGGCTTTCACCAATTTGAAGGAAACTGGCGCGCTCAGGGAGACACGGGAGGCGTCGACACTGGGCGATCTGGTGGCTGGATTGATGCGCGTCGCGGCCACGGACCTGGCTGTGAGGGCGGAGACCCCTCTGACACCTGTCAACCTTGAGGATCTCTTTGATCAACTCCGGGTTCTAATTGAGCCGGCATGGGCGGAGTTGGGCGGTGCCGTCGACTTCCGCCTGGAGCCCGGCCTGCCGCGCGTTCTGGCCGATTCGGCTGCTTTGATCCAGGTCTTCCTGAATCTTGCCAACAACAGTCTGCGCGCGGTGGAACTCTGCGACGAGAAGCGCTTGACCGTCACCGCGGCGCAGTTCGGTCCGGAAGTTCACATCCGCGTGGCGGACACCGGCAACGGTCTGCCGCTCCTGGCGCATCTCTTCGAGCCATTCCAGGAGAAGGCGTCCGGTGCCGGCCTCGGCCTGTACGTTTCACGCGCCGTACTGCGGAATTATGGTGGCGATTTAAAACACGAGCCCTCCGACGCCGGCTGTGTTTTTTGTGTGAAACTTCCGGCGGCCGCTTGA
- a CDS encoding beta-ketoacyl-ACP synthase III has protein sequence MRNVKISAVGAWVPPRILTNADLEKMVDTTDQWILERTGIRERHIADPEIATSDMAVNAAKLALEQRGTTAEDVDAIILCTVTPDHMFPSTACIVQHKLGAKHAWGFDLVAACSSFVYGLTTAAHLVGSGSHKKVLVIGSDTMSRIIDYTDRSTCVLFGDGAGAFLIEPGEEGGPGFIGFRNELDGSGGEALRMPAGGSRMPPTHETVDKRLHFVHQEGQAVFKFAVRRMGEISMELLSQHNLKPSDVKLMVPHQANRRIILACADRLGIPHDRVLINIERYGNTTSGTIPIATREAYEGGRLEKGDLVLFAAVGAGFTVGANLWRWAI, from the coding sequence TTGCGGAACGTTAAGATCAGTGCGGTTGGCGCTTGGGTGCCGCCGCGCATACTCACCAATGCGGACCTGGAGAAGATGGTCGATACGACCGACCAATGGATTCTGGAGAGAACCGGAATCCGGGAACGTCACATCGCCGATCCAGAGATAGCCACGTCCGATATGGCAGTGAATGCCGCGAAACTCGCCCTGGAGCAACGCGGCACGACGGCCGAAGACGTCGACGCGATTATCCTGTGCACGGTCACCCCAGACCATATGTTTCCGTCCACGGCGTGCATTGTGCAGCACAAGCTCGGGGCGAAGCACGCCTGGGGATTTGATCTCGTGGCGGCGTGTTCGAGTTTCGTCTATGGGTTGACCACGGCGGCGCACTTGGTGGGTAGCGGTTCGCACAAGAAGGTTCTTGTCATCGGTTCGGATACGATGAGCCGCATCATTGACTACACGGACCGGTCGACGTGCGTGCTGTTCGGTGACGGCGCCGGTGCGTTCCTGATTGAGCCAGGCGAGGAAGGCGGGCCCGGCTTTATCGGGTTCCGGAATGAGCTCGACGGGTCGGGCGGGGAAGCGCTGAGGATGCCGGCCGGTGGCTCTCGTATGCCGCCCACCCATGAAACCGTCGACAAGCGGCTGCACTTTGTCCATCAGGAAGGGCAAGCCGTGTTCAAGTTCGCGGTGCGGCGCATGGGCGAAATCAGCATGGAGTTGCTGAGCCAGCACAACCTGAAGCCGTCGGACGTGAAGCTGATGGTGCCTCACCAGGCGAACCGGCGCATCATTCTGGCATGCGCGGACCGGCTGGGTATACCGCACGATAGAGTGCTGATAAATATTGAACGGTATGGGAACACGACGTCCGGCACGATCCCGATAGCAACGCGCGAAGCCTATGAAGGGGGCCGGCTGGAGAAGGGCGATCTGGTGCTTTTCGCGGCTGTGGGTGCTGGATTCACTGTCGGCGCAAACCTGTGGCGCTGGGCCATCTGA
- a CDS encoding inositol oxygenase family protein encodes MSTLAARYQEGRKTEEYRQYDDATPPVVREFYRLNHTNQTVAFNQQMRRKWLNLDHAEMSVWDLMVELNKLVDDSDPDTDLSQIEHNLQTAEAIRADGHPRWFQLTGLIHDLGKVLWLWGEPQWAVVGDTFPVGCAWSKKIVLPEYFDANPDAQVPEYQTRLGIYSEHCGLDKVQLSWGHDEYLYHVVKNYLPEEALYMIRYHSCYPIHREGEYGYLMNDRDLSMFEWVRKFNPYDLYSKGNTKPDADKLTPYYQGLIAEYFPAKIRW; translated from the coding sequence ATGTCGACACTCGCCGCGCGGTACCAGGAAGGTAGAAAGACCGAAGAATACCGTCAGTACGACGACGCGACTCCGCCCGTCGTGCGCGAATTCTACCGGCTGAACCACACGAATCAGACGGTCGCTTTCAATCAGCAGATGCGCCGGAAGTGGCTGAACCTCGACCACGCGGAGATGAGCGTGTGGGATCTGATGGTCGAGCTGAACAAGCTGGTGGACGACTCGGATCCGGACACGGACCTGTCACAGATTGAACACAATCTGCAGACGGCCGAGGCGATCCGCGCCGATGGGCATCCGCGCTGGTTCCAGTTGACCGGTCTGATTCACGACCTTGGAAAGGTCCTCTGGTTGTGGGGTGAGCCGCAGTGGGCCGTGGTGGGCGACACCTTCCCGGTGGGCTGCGCATGGTCGAAGAAGATCGTCTTGCCCGAATACTTCGACGCGAACCCGGATGCCCAAGTGCCTGAGTATCAGACGCGGTTGGGGATCTACTCCGAACACTGCGGGCTGGACAAGGTTCAGCTGTCATGGGGCCACGACGAGTATCTGTACCATGTGGTGAAGAATTACCTGCCGGAAGAGGCGTTGTACATGATCCGGTATCACTCGTGCTATCCGATTCATCGGGAGGGCGAGTATGGGTACCTGATGAACGACCGCGACCTGTCGATGTTCGAGTGGGTGCGGAAGTTCAATCCATACGACCTGTACTCCAAGGGGAACACGAAGCCGGACGCGGACAAGCTTACGCCTTACTATCAGGGTCTGATCGCCGAGTACTTCCCAGCGAAGATCCGATGGTAG